A region from the Aegilops tauschii subsp. strangulata cultivar AL8/78 chromosome 5, Aet v6.0, whole genome shotgun sequence genome encodes:
- the LOC109758002 gene encoding probable NAD(P)H dehydrogenase subunit CRR3, chloroplastic, whose amino-acid sequence MACHLVAACVPRLAVVSSSASGDSVRRIRRRAPGSRPQKPPTAAPPQPSVAEVRRAIGAADDPSASGRDKQSGFMELLASTPIGQPESDAERRIREAAEWVVDNTEARAQEGQKSILVLCMKIFPLWLFLMLTALGVIKLPFDIPGLDMDNLLM is encoded by the exons ATGGCGTGCCACCTCGTCGCCGCCTGCGTCCCGCGTCTGGCCGTCGTGTCATCCTCCGCCTCCGGGGACTCCGTCCGCCGTATCCGGCGGCGCGCGCCGGGGTCGCGTCCCCAGAAGCCTCCCACGGCGGCTCCGCCCCAGCCGTCCGTCGCGGAGGTGCGGCGCGCCATCGGGGCCGCCGACGACCCGTCCGCCTCCGGGAGGGATAAGCAGTCCGGTTTCATGGAGCTCCTCGCCTCTACGCCGATCGGGCAGCCGGAGAGCGACGCTGAGCGCCGAATCCGCGAGGCCGCCGAGTGGGTGGTCGACAACACCGAGGCGCGCGCACAGGAAG GGCAAAAGTCTATCTTGGTGCTATGCATGAAGATCTTTCCTCTGTGGCTGTTCCTCATGCTTACTGCCCTTGGAGTTATAAAATTACCATTTGATATTCCCGGTCTGGATATGGATAATCTCCTAATGTAA
- the LOC109758011 gene encoding alpha-dioxygenase PIOX encodes MGSGLFKPRVHPDLRDVFSKMSFGDKIGFLFIHAFDKRNLWHKMPVPIGLLYLNTRRTLLEKYNLLAVGSSHGALFDPKEFPYRTGDGKYNDHHNAEAGSQYTFFGRNMKPVDQQDELMSPDPFVVATKLLARREYKDTEKQFNILAAAWIQFMVHDWMDHMEDTKQIEITAPKEVANECPLKSFKFYATKEQPTNSDGIKTGYYNVRTAWWDGSAVYGNNEKEAKKIRTYVDGKLVIGDDGLLLHEENGVPLSGDVRNGWVGVSILQALFVKEHNAVCDAIKEEHPKLSDEELYRYAKLVTSAVIAKIHTIDWTVELLKTKTMRAAMRANWYGLLGKKIKDTFGHIGGTALGGLVGLKKPINHGVPYSLTEEFTSVYRMHSLIPSTLKLRDPTGQPAANNSPPYLEDIDIGELVGLKGEDQLSKIGFEKQTLSMGYQACGALELWNYPSFFRDLIPQNLDGTNRSDRIDLAALEVYRDRERSVPRYNEFRRRLLLIPIKSWEDLTSDKDAIEAIRAIYGDDVEKLDLLVGLMAEKKIKGFAISETAFNIFILMASRRLEADRFITSNFNEKTYTKKGMQWVKTTEGLRDVINRHYPEITANWMKSSSAFSVWDADY; translated from the exons ATGGGTTCAGGTCTCTTCAAGCCTCGTGTTCATCCGGACCTCCGTGATGTTTTCTCTAAGATGTCTTTCGGTGACAAGATTGGCTTTCTA TTCATTCATGCATTTGACAAGAGAAACTTGTGGCACAAGATGCCTGTTCCCATCGGTTTACTCTACCTGAACACCCGCCGGACCCTCCTCGAAAAATACAACCTGCTAGCTGTTGGGAGTTCTCATGGTGCTCTGTTTGACCCCAAGGAGTTCCCGTACCGCACCGGAGATGGCAAGTACAACGACCACCATAATGCAGAGGCTGGTAGCCAATACACCTTTTTTGGGAGAAACATGAAGCCAGTTGATCAACAGGATGAG TTGATGAGCCCAGATCCATTTGTTGTGGCGACAAAGCTGTTAGCCAGGAGAGAATACAAGGACACAGAGAAACAGTTCAATATACTAGCAGCTGCATGGATACAGTTCATGGTTCATGACTGGATGGATCATATGGAGGATACCAAACAG ATTGAAATCACAGCTCCAAAAGAAGTGGCCAATGAGTGCCCCCTCAAATCGTTCAAGTTCTACGCCACAAAAGAACAGCCTACGAATTCTGATGGAATAAAGACTGGTTACTACAATGTCCGCACAGCTTGGTG GGATGGGAGTGCAGTATATGGTAATAATGAGAAAGAGGCAAAAAAGATCAGGACTTATGTTGATGGAAAACTAGTGATCGGAGATGACGGTCTTCTATTGCATGAGGAGAATGGTGTGCCATTATCGGGCGACGTTCGCAACGGTTGGGTTGGGGTTTCGATCTTACAAGCTCTTTTTGTTAAGGAACACAATGCAGTTTGTGATGCAATAAAG GAAGAACATCCCAAACTATCAGATGAAGAATTATATCGGTATGCCAAATTGGTCACTTCTGCTGTCATTGCAAAGATTCACACTATTGATTGGACTGTCGAGCTTCTCAAGACTAAAACCATGAGAGCTGCAATGCGCGCAAATTG GTATGGATTATTGGGTAAGAAAATAAAAGATACATTTGGTCACATAGGAGGAACGGCATTAGGTGGGCTTGTGGGATTGAAGAAGCCGATCAACCATGGCGTACCTTATTCTTTGACTGAAGAGTTTACTAGTGTTTACAGAATGCATTCCTTAATACCAAGCACTCTCAAGCTCAGGGATCCGACCGGGCAACCCGCTGCAAATAATTCCCCACCATACCTGGAAGA CATCGATATTGGAGAGTTGGTTGGTCTCAAGGGGGAAGATCAGCTATCAAAAATAGGGTTTGAAAAACAAACATTATCAATGGGATATCAAGCTTGTGGTGCACTTGAACTATGGAACTACCCAAGTTTCTTCAGGGACCTTATACCACAAAATTTGGATGGTACCAATCGATCTGACAGAATCGACCTTGCTGCCCTAGAAG TATACCGAGACAGGGAGAGAAGTGTACCGAGGTACAATGAGTTCAGGAGGAGACTACTTCTGATTCCAATAAAAAGTTGGGAGGATCTGACAAGTGACAAGGATGCAATTGAAGCCATAAGAGCAATATATGGAGATGATGTAGAGAAATTGGATCTTCTTGTTGGTCTTATGGCAGAGAAAAAAATCAAGGGATTTGCCATAAGCGAAACAGCATTCAACATTTTCATTTTAATGGCATCAAG GAGGCTCGAAGCGGATCGATTTATTACAAGCAATTTCAATGAGAAAACATACACCAAGAAGGGGATGCAATGGGTCAAAACAACTGAAGGACTACGAGATGTGATCAACCGGCACTACCCTGAAATTACTGCCAACTGGATGAAGTCCTCTAGTGCTTTCTCTGTGTGGGATGCAGACTACTAG
- the LOC120965007 gene encoding small polypeptide DEVIL 4, translated as MGSVRSQGKQGGRVSRALKEHRARLYIIHRCIVMLLCWHD; from the coding sequence ATGGGGAGTGTGAGGAGCCAAGGCAAGCAAGGGGGGAGGGTGAGCAGAGCTCTGAAAGAGCATAGAGCCAGGCTCTACATCATCCATAGGTGCATCGTCATGCTCCTTTGCTGGCATGACTGA
- the LOC120965008 gene encoding small polypeptide ROTUNDIFOLIA LIKE 2-like codes for MKIGGQGKLNRAFREKRARFYIFRRCVVMLLRWSD; via the coding sequence ATGAAGATTGGCGGCCAGGGGAAGCTCAACAGGGCTTTCAGGGAGAAGAGGGCTAGGTTCTACATCTTCCGCCGCTGCGTCGTCATGTTGCTCCGATGGAGCGACTGA